From the Candidatus Nanopelagicus hibericus genome, the window GATAAAGCTTCGATTCCTTATAAAGAGTCTGAAACAAACTTACATCCAAATAGTTTTTATGGTGCCACCAAGTTGGCTAATGAACTCTTAACGCCAACATTGGTTAGAAACAGTTCTACGGCCGCGAGGGGACTTAGATTTTTTACCGTATACGGTCCTTGGGGTAGACCAGATATGGCTTACTTTCGAATGATCTCCAATGTAGTTTCAGAATCTGAGTTTAGTTTTTATGGTGATGGATCTATAGAGCGCGACTTTACTTATATTCAAGATTCTGTTGATTCAATTATTGCTCTAACGGATGAATTAAAATCAAGAAAACCTGGTTACTCTGATTTAGTAAATGTTGGAGGAGGAAGACCACTATCTATGAATTACCTGATGGAAACTGTTAGCTCACTAGCTAACAAGAAGGTTTCATTTAAGAGAGTGGATGGTAATTTAAGTGATGCAGTTAAAACTATGTCTGATTCAACATATATACAAAAAATAAGTGGTACTAAGCCAAATACTAAGCTTGAAGAGGGATTGGCGAAAACATTTGAATGGGCCACCCAGAGTGAAATTTCTATAAACTTAGATAAATGGGTAAATTCAGTAAAATAAAAGATAAAAATATTTAAAGGTTTTTATGGCTGAATTAATTGTAAGAATTCAATCTGTAATTTGTTTTAAATCTACTAAGGTAATTTGTACAGAAAATTAGATTATTACTACTTCAAAACAATAAATTCTTGTGAGGCGCTAACTCCCTCACAGATTAAGGTGGCATCGACTGGCACGTTCCGCTTAATAACAGCTAGTGCAATTGGTCCTAACTCATAGTGGCGGGCAACTGTGGCTATAAAGCCCACCTCTTTATCCTCTAAAAATACCTTTGCGCCATTCTCTGGCATAGCAACCATTGAGCCATCTAAGTGAAGCCTTACTAACTTTCTTGGCGGCTGTCCTAAGTTAAATGCCTTTGCCACAGTTTCTTGGCCTCTATAGCAACCTTTATTCATATGTACTGCCTTATTTATAAAACCTAACTCATTTGGAATTGATTTATGATCTGTTTCAAATAACAATCTAGCTCTACCTTGCGATACACGCTCTGCCTCCAGCGCCCACATTCCAACTTGGGTATGAGATTTACTAAATGCTTCCGTTGTTTCCTTTAACTCAACCCTTGGAACAAGTGCGTATGGGCCACCTAGTAAATCTGATTTACCTGGTGCTCGTAACACTGCGTAATCATTTGATTGATCTTTGACATCAACCTCTAACATAAATTTCATCTTGTTTAAATAATCTAAAATCTCATTTGTTCGAGATTTTTCTGTGTGTAACCAGGTGGTATTGCCATCATCAACTAGCAACAATTGATCAATCACATGCCCCTGCACATCAAGTATTAAAGCTTCAACCCACTTACCAGCCTCTAACTTTTCAAGGTGTTGAGTAGTTAATGAATGTAGCCAGGTAAGGCGATCCTTACCTGAAATTGAAATTATTCCCCGGTGTGATAGATCTGCCCAAGCATTTCCTGCTTCTAATGCTTTTTGCTCCTGATTTGGCTCACCAAAGTGCCAAATAGCACCTTTATCTGGACCTGACTCAACTAATACAGCTGTCATTACTTACCTGATTTATTTGCGCATTTACTACATAATCCATAAACAGCAAAGTGTGTTACATCTGTCTTAAATCCATAATCATCCGCCAAGGTGTTAACAAAATTTGCAGCAGTTTCAATTGGGGCATCCCCAATCCCTTCACACTCTGAACACACAAGATGCAGGTGGGTTAACTCTTCCGCTGCATGATAGGTCGCACCACCATGACCTAAATGAGTGTGGAGTACTAAGCCAACATTTTCTAATGTTTCAAGGTTTCGATAAACAGTTGAAAGATTAATCCCAGGATGGGTTGCACGAACTTTTTCGGCTACCTCCTCCGGTGTGGCATGGCCAAGCTGTCTAACTGCTTGCAGCACTAACTCACGTTGTGGAGTTAAGCGAAGCCCTTTTTCCCGCAGCTCATTTGGTTTAGCCATGGGATAAGTCTAACTGGCTCTCTAGCACTACCTAATTTCTTGAAGTTATGCGAGATTTAGCACGCAAAAGGATTAAGTAGAACTGGCAACCTAAGCAAAAACCAAAGGCCGCATTTAAAAAGGCTGCGCCTAGCGCAAAGCTAGTTGCAATTAGAAAGAGGGTTGTGTTGCCAGTTAAGCCTCCCAGTAATGCGGTTGCAGCAAAGAGTGCGCCAACTAATTGGGCAAATCTTGGGGCTGCCTCATTCTCACTTGGTACTGGCCCTGAAAGCCGTGGCTGAATTAAATTGCGATAGATAAAACCATATAGGGATCTGCGAAGTCCAAATAAGACAGCTGATAAAAAGACTGCAAATTGAAATCCAATAATTAAGTTAGATTCTGTCACCAGTGCTGCTGATAAAACCACAGTTGTGATTGCTGCGGTATATCTTGGGCCTCTGGCATCGATTAATCGTTCAGGCTTTACTTGAGTTGTGTTTGCCACTTTTCTCTCTCCTTTGTTAGATAAATAGAATTAATTTTGTAAAGCTAAGAAATTAACTATTTATCCAACACATGCAACCTTTAGCGCGGGCAAAATCGATTACGCGCCGCTTTGTGAAGTAAACAGGTTGTACGTAGAACATGATGTGAATTTTACGATATTTACTAGATTACTTCTTGCAAAGCATTTGCACAAAAGCCTTAGATAGCTTTGATTGCCTTGATAAGTTGATCACGTTTTGGCGCACCCTTTGCCCTGGCAATCTCAAACCCCTTGCTGTCTAAAAATAGGGTGGTTGGAGTAGAGCGAATATCAACTCTTCTAACCAAATCAAGATTGGATTCAGCATCAACTTCAACATAGGTGATGTCCTTAGAATCCTTAACTACATCTTTAACAATTGCTTTTGCAGTTCGGCACTCAGAGCAGAAGGTGGTAGAAAATTGCAGAATGGTAAGACGGCTGCCATATATTCCACCGAACTCACCCTCTGAAATTTTCAACTTTGATCCTTTTTTAATAACGCCCTTTTTTGCGCGCATAATTAGCCCAATTACTGAAGTTATGGAGATCAGTAAAAGTAGTGGCAGCAAACTTTCCATAGCGGTATTCTTGCACTCTTATGGCACGTCTACTTCTTCTGACAAACTCAAGCGGTGCTAGCGCTGATGTGATGCCGGCACTTGCCTTGTTGCAGCATGATGTGAAGATCTTGCCAATTGAGGCCTCAGTATTAGTTGAACCTCCAGTAGTTGATTGCCTACTAATTGATGCCCGTCGTGATCTGCCAGCAGCTAAATCATTTACCAAGTTAATTACCTCAACTGGAGTTGAGGTGCCAATCATGGTTATTACAACGGAGGGCGGCCTATCTGCAATAAACGCGGATTGGGGCATTGATGATGTAATTCTTGATACCGCAGGTCCTGCCGAAGTTGATGCACGAATTCGGATTGTGATTGGCCAATCTGCAATTGCGCAATTAGCCAGTAATCCATCCTCTGGTGAGATACGAAGTGGTGAGGTAATAATTGATGAGTCCTCATACACCGCCAAGATAAAGGGACGTGTACTTGATCTGACCTTTAAAGAGTTTGAATTGCTTAAGTACTTAGCCCAACACCCAGGCAGAGTATTCACAAGATCTCAATTACTGCAAGAGATCTGGGGATATGACTATTTTGGTGGAACTAGAACTGTTGATGTTCATATCAGACGTCTTCGTTCAAAGTTAGGTCCAGAGTTTGAGGCAATTATTGGCACGGTGCGTAATGTTGGCTACCGCTTTTCAGTACAGAATAATCAAACAACAGCTGATATTAATTAATACCCCTTGCAACACTTAAATCACCTATCTAAATCACAACAGGAAAGTGCTTTGGCTTTGATTAAAGCTGCTCATGATTTTGATGGAACACCTCCTATTGCAGAGCATGTATTACTTCACCTTCGCCATGGTGGTGATAAATCAGATTCACACATAGTTTTTGAAAGTAGCAATCAAGTAATCGCATACGCCCACCTTGATACAACTGATCTAGTGGCAGGTCCTAGTGTTGAAGCGGTTGTCCATCCAAACCATAGAGGCAAAGGATTGGGAGCTTTGATATTAAAGGAGGCAATTAAAGTATGTGGTGATAAAACTCGAATCTGGTCACATGGTGACTTACCCGCAGCAAAGGCGATTGCTACATCTTTAAATCTTGAACGTCTTTGGTCAAATCTTTTAATGAGTAAATCACTAGGTGAAATACAGCCAGTAACTTCCAAATACCCCATCCGCACATTCATTCCAGATCTTGATAATCAAGCATTTCTATCACTAAACAATAAAGTCTTTTCTAATTACCCTGATCAAGGTGGGTGGAGTGGGGATGATTTAAAGGTAAGGCTTAATGAGGCTTGGTTTGAAAAAGAGGGATTTTTTGTAGCAGAGGCTAAGGGTGAATTAATTGGATTTTGTTGGACCAAAATACATGGAGCTCACACCCATTCACACAGTGGTGGCGATGAAGATCATGGCCATGACGCACTCGGTGAGATCTATGTTTTAGCCGTCAACCCAGATTACAAAGGGCAGGGTATTGGTCGGGATTTAACAATTACTGGACTTAATTACTTAAAGTATCAAGGGCTAAACAATGTGATGTTATATGTTGGGGTTGAAAATAAACCTGCATTTAATCTTTATAAATCACTTGGCTTTAATGAGTTTGGCAGTGATGTTATGTATAGGGTTAAAAGTTAAGTTATAAATCTTCAGTAAAGGTAATTAGGCACTCAATATAACTATCGCCTTGGATTCCTAAGTTTTGGGCATCAGGAGGTGCTGTCACAGGTTCAATGCAAATACCATCTTCGTCCTGGCTATAAACCATCCAGTAAGGCGTATCGCACTCCATTGTTAATCTGGCAGCTCCCGGCCAAATAATCTCAGGAACTCCTTTAATCTCTATAAATGTGTCATCCCATGGTGGTTGGGTTGGCGTGATGATTTCACCAGTTGGCAGGTAATCATCACCTCTTTTAAACATCTTATTAGCTGCAAATAAAAGCTCGGCTGAATCTCCCTTACCAATCTCACGGGCAAACCATGGATGAAAACCTAGTGTTACCGGCAGATCACAACCATTTGCTTCGTAATCAAGTGACCAGCGAATTGCATTATCTAAGATCTCATAACTTTGCGTAACAGTTGCGCCATTAAAGGGTGATGGCAGCTCTAAGAATTGCCGGCCACCGCCAATATCCTCCCAAGAGGATTGAGCGCCGTATCCAATTAATGCATGTGGCGGATCAAAGTTATTTGGTAATTGATGTTTATTTCCCTTTGAATCTTTAATGATTCCATCTTTAATTCTTCCGGCAAAGGGCGCCATTGAAAACCAACCCCAGGTTAAATCCTGTCCCCGAAAAGGAACTGTAAACTGCATATCTCGCCACTGCACAGATGCAAGACGTGCTCCTTGATCTAAATCAATTGCTATTGAGATTTGATCTCCATCAATATTTAACACTTACTCAATCTCCTTTAATGTTGGTGGATTAGCGCCACTTCTAGAAACAGTTATAGCAGCAGCCTTTGCAGCCCGTTTGAGCATCATTTCTAATCTCACCCCACTCAAAGTATCCAGACCATCTTTCACAATTGCCTCAATTAAAATAGCACCTACTGTGTCACCAGCCCCTACTGTGTCAGCAACTGCAACCTTTATGGCATCAACACTTACCTTTTCACCTACTCGATAACCTACTAACCCTTTATCACCAGATGTAACCACAATCAGTGATGGCCCCTTTGCAAGCCAATTATCAACAACCTGCTCAATTTCAAGAGATGGGTAAAGCCACCTTATATCTTCATCACTTACCTTTACAGCTGATGAAATAGATACCCATCGCTCAACTTGCTTTACATATTGCTTCCTGTCATCCATAACAGCTGGCCTAATGTTTGGATCAAAAACTATTGGTACACCTTTTGACACAGGTTGCGCCCATTCAAATAACACAGAGGCTCCTGGTTCAATTACTGTGGCTAGGGTTCCGATGTGAAGAAGTGCTGGCTGTTCAGATTGAGGATTTGGTAGCCAATCTAGAGTGAAATCAAAGGTGGCAGTATTTTCAATTACAAACTCATAGGAGGCAGATCCTGTATCACTTAGTGAAACTATTGCTATACATGTTGGCTTATCTGAATACTTTACGTAATCAAGTTTTACACCTGTGCTAACCAATTCATTCTTTGCCATCTGACCATACTTATCAAATGAAATCCCATCAATAAAATGTGTATCAATTCCAATCTTTGCAAGTGCTTTTGCTGTATTGGCTGGTCCACCACCGACAATTGGTTTTCGATCTGAACCATCTGGAATTAAATCAATTAATACTTCACCTGCTACCCAAACTTGACTCATTAAAGCTCTTCACCTTTTCGCGCCAAAAACTCAGTTAAAACTTCAACTGCAAATAAGTGGTCTTCAACTTGAGGTAATCCGCTAATAATTAAAATTCCCCTAAAACCTTCATCTATAATCAAGGGAAGCGCCCCACCATGAACAGCATGTGTTTCATCATGTAAATTGTTTTCTTTATGCCAATCAACTCCACGCTCTTCGGCAGAAACTCTTTCATACATTGTTGAATGCTGCTTTAACTTAACTACGGCAACCTTACGATTTATCCACCAGTCATTTTCAGGTTTTGATCCTTGTAGGGAGGCGTGGAAGACGATCCAATCACCAATTCGAACCTGGATCGCTATTGGAACTTTTCTTTGATTACCTAAAGTAGTTGCAATCTCACCGATTTCAACTGCGTCTGAATTTGTAAGTGAGGGAAGCTTTAAAATTTGCTCTTCATCTAATAATTGCTTGCTGCTAAAACCGCCAGTTGTCATACCCGTTAGCCTATTAGAGATATTACTTGGAGTTAAAGGCAGCGATATCTTTAATAATTTGATCAAGGTTAATTTCAGGTGACCAGCCTAAAACCTGGTTAATCTTTGATATATCAGGCACTCGTCTTTGCATATCTTCAAACCCTTCCGGGTATGCCTTCTCATATGCAATCTTTTCAATAGTAGAAGTAGATCCAGTAATTTCTATGACTTTCTTTGCTAACTCTAAAATTGAGATTTGCTGGTTGTTTCCAACGTTAAAAACTTCACCGATGGCTTTGTCTGAATCCATCACCAAAAGTAGGGCTCTCACAGCATCATCTATATGGCAAAAGCATCTAATTTGATTACCACTGCCATAGACAGAGAGTGGCTCATTCTTCAAAGCAGCACCAACAAATCTTGGAACAACCATTCCATAATGGCCAACCTGACGTGGGCCTACAGTATTAAAGAACCTAACAATACGAATTGGAAGTTTATTCTCTAAGTAATAAAAATATGCAAGGCTTTCATCCACAGCTTTTGCTTCACTATATGACCACCGTGACTTTAGTGGGTGACCAATAATTCGATCATCCTCTTCATTTAACGGCACCTTGTCATTTTTGCCATAAATCTCACTAGTTGAGGCAATTAAAACTGGTTTTCTATATTTATCACAAGCCTCAAGCACAACCTCACTACCTTGAAGATTTGTTTTAAGACTTTCAAGTGGCTTATTAACAATGTTAAATACTCCAAGAGCTGCTGCTAAGTGAACTACGTAGTCACTTTCAGCCACTAACTTACTAACCAAATCTTGATCCAGAATTTCACCGTTGTTTAATTCGATCTTACCCTTGATCTTCTCAAGATTTTTAACTGATCCAGTCGAGAGATTATCTAAAATTATTACTTGATTTCCTCTGGCTATCAAACTTTCTGCAAGGTGAGATCCAATAAATCCAGCACCCCCAGTAATTAAGTATTTCACTACAATGAACTCCTGGACGTTATTATCGGTAAATTACCAATTTTTGACCAATCTAAATAATCATGCGCAGTTGCAATAATTGCTAAATCAAAATTATTGCTAAGTTGAGTTGATTCTTCGCCATTGAACTTCTTTACCAAGTCATCATGCCAGGAAACTTGCGCACCTTTATTTCTTAAGGCGCTAATCAAATTGAAAACTGGCGTTTCACGAACATCTGAAATATTTGGTTTATAGGAAACACCTACTACTAAGATCTTCTTTCCCTCTAAACCATTTAATTTTTTTTCGGCCCTGCTTACAAAGTAGCTAGGCAAATCCCTGTTGATTTGATCGGCCAATTCGATCATCCTAATTGGAGAACCAACTTGCCTAGCCTTATCAGAAAGATATATGGGATCAACAGGAATGCAGTGGCCCCCAACGCCAATGCTTGGGTAAAATTCCATAAAGCCATAAGGCTTAGTTCCCGCAGCTTTCACTACTTGGTTTATATCAATTCCTAAAGCATTGCAGAATATCCCAAATTCATTTATAAA encodes:
- the mshD gene encoding mycothiol synthase; translation: MQHLNHLSKSQQESALALIKAAHDFDGTPPIAEHVLLHLRHGGDKSDSHIVFESSNQVIAYAHLDTTDLVAGPSVEAVVHPNHRGKGLGALILKEAIKVCGDKTRIWSHGDLPAAKAIATSLNLERLWSNLLMSKSLGEIQPVTSKYPIRTFIPDLDNQAFLSLNNKVFSNYPDQGGWSGDDLKVRLNEAWFEKEGFFVAEAKGELIGFCWTKIHGAHTHSHSGGDEDHGHDALGEIYVLAVNPDYKGQGIGRDLTITGLNYLKYQGLNNVMLYVGVENKPAFNLYKSLGFNEFGSDVMYRVKS
- a CDS encoding Fur family transcriptional regulator, whose translation is MAKPNELREKGLRLTPQRELVLQAVRQLGHATPEEVAEKVRATHPGINLSTVYRNLETLENVGLVLHTHLGHGGATYHAAEELTHLHLVCSECEGIGDAPIETAANFVNTLADDYGFKTDVTHFAVYGLCSKCANKSGK
- a CDS encoding GDP-mannose 4,6-dehydratase translates to MKYLITGGAGFIGSHLAESLIARGNQVIILDNLSTGSVKNLEKIKGKIELNNGEILDQDLVSKLVAESDYVVHLAAALGVFNIVNKPLESLKTNLQGSEVVLEACDKYRKPVLIASTSEIYGKNDKVPLNEEDDRIIGHPLKSRWSYSEAKAVDESLAYFYYLENKLPIRIVRFFNTVGPRQVGHYGMVVPRFVGAALKNEPLSVYGSGNQIRCFCHIDDAVRALLLVMDSDKAIGEVFNVGNNQQISILELAKKVIEITGSTSTIEKIAYEKAYPEGFEDMQRRVPDISKINQVLGWSPEINLDQIIKDIAAFNSK
- a CDS encoding thioredoxin family protein; this translates as MESLLPLLLLISITSVIGLIMRAKKGVIKKGSKLKISEGEFGGIYGSRLTILQFSTTFCSECRTAKAIVKDVVKDSKDITYVEVDAESNLDLVRRVDIRSTPTTLFLDSKGFEIARAKGAPKRDQLIKAIKAI
- a CDS encoding NAD-dependent epimerase/dehydratase family protein, translated to MKILVTGAAGFIGSALAQRLVGAGHQVTAIDNFSDYYDVNLKKLRIKSLLEPVGLQVTNLDISKPNEVATLIDSIKPDVVINLAAQAGVRLGLSETYKYVESNLIGFSNVLIATIENKVPFFLYASSSSVYGDKASIPYKESETNLHPNSFYGATKLANELLTPTLVRNSSTAARGLRFFTVYGPWGRPDMAYFRMISNVVSESEFSFYGDGSIERDFTYIQDSVDSIIALTDELKSRKPGYSDLVNVGGGRPLSMNYLMETVSSLANKKVSFKRVDGNLSDAVKTMSDSTYIQKISGTKPNTKLEEGLAKTFEWATQSEISINLDKWVNSVK
- a CDS encoding DUF4395 domain-containing protein, with amino-acid sequence MANTTQVKPERLIDARGPRYTAAITTVVLSAALVTESNLIIGFQFAVFLSAVLFGLRRSLYGFIYRNLIQPRLSGPVPSENEAAPRFAQLVGALFAATALLGGLTGNTTLFLIATSFALGAAFLNAAFGFCLGCQFYLILLRAKSRITSRN
- a CDS encoding winged helix-turn-helix transcriptional regulator; the protein is MARLLLLTNSSGASADVMPALALLQHDVKILPIEASVLVEPPVVDCLLIDARRDLPAAKSFTKLITSTGVEVPIMVITTEGGLSAINADWGIDDVILDTAGPAEVDARIRIVIGQSAIAQLASNPSSGEIRSGEVIIDESSYTAKIKGRVLDLTFKEFELLKYLAQHPGRVFTRSQLLQEIWGYDYFGGTRTVDVHIRRLRSKLGPEFEAIIGTVRNVGYRFSVQNNQTTADIN
- a CDS encoding carbohydrate kinase family protein, producing the protein MSQVWVAGEVLIDLIPDGSDRKPIVGGGPANTAKALAKIGIDTHFIDGISFDKYGQMAKNELVSTGVKLDYVKYSDKPTCIAIVSLSDTGSASYEFVIENTATFDFTLDWLPNPQSEQPALLHIGTLATVIEPGASVLFEWAQPVSKGVPIVFDPNIRPAVMDDRKQYVKQVERWVSISSAVKVSDEDIRWLYPSLEIEQVVDNWLAKGPSLIVVTSGDKGLVGYRVGEKVSVDAIKVAVADTVGAGDTVGAILIEAIVKDGLDTLSGVRLEMMLKRAAKAAAITVSRSGANPPTLKEIE
- a CDS encoding heme-degrading domain-containing protein — protein: MTTGGFSSKQLLDEEQILKLPSLTNSDAVEIGEIATTLGNQRKVPIAIQVRIGDWIVFHASLQGSKPENDWWINRKVAVVKLKQHSTMYERVSAEERGVDWHKENNLHDETHAVHGGALPLIIDEGFRGILIISGLPQVEDHLFAVEVLTEFLARKGEEL
- a CDS encoding galactose mutarotase; this translates as MLNIDGDQISIAIDLDQGARLASVQWRDMQFTVPFRGQDLTWGWFSMAPFAGRIKDGIIKDSKGNKHQLPNNFDPPHALIGYGAQSSWEDIGGGRQFLELPSPFNGATVTQSYEILDNAIRWSLDYEANGCDLPVTLGFHPWFAREIGKGDSAELLFAANKMFKRGDDYLPTGEIITPTQPPWDDTFIEIKGVPEIIWPGAARLTMECDTPYWMVYSQDEDGICIEPVTAPPDAQNLGIQGDSYIECLITFTEDL
- a CDS encoding YgfZ/GcvT domain-containing protein, whose product is MTAVLVESGPDKGAIWHFGEPNQEQKALEAGNAWADLSHRGIISISGKDRLTWLHSLTTQHLEKLEAGKWVEALILDVQGHVIDQLLLVDDGNTTWLHTEKSRTNEILDYLNKMKFMLEVDVKDQSNDYAVLRAPGKSDLLGGPYALVPRVELKETTEAFSKSHTQVGMWALEAERVSQGRARLLFETDHKSIPNELGFINKAVHMNKGCYRGQETVAKAFNLGQPPRKLVRLHLDGSMVAMPENGAKVFLEDKEVGFIATVARHYELGPIALAVIKRNVPVDATLICEGVSASQEFIVLK